The proteins below come from a single Maylandia zebra isolate NMK-2024a linkage group LG23, Mzebra_GT3a, whole genome shotgun sequence genomic window:
- the LOC101467697 gene encoding gem-associated protein 8 isoform X2 has product MEDISTVMSWFSSPVYSRYWQHYRQAMAWHQRHRRAYRKALEAAYGPCCYQEEGPGDRPRYADWSSAESNSEDEADDAEESSSESEIECDVSNMEISEELRQYFAQTERHREELKKQQQMEAEQQGSYVPADQDLHSFSLRSSVAPPLERPGERRTAEMKKLYGGDAAKIMAMEAAMQLNFERNCDLKQPKYWPVIPLKL; this is encoded by the exons ATG GAGGACATAAGCACTGTGATGTCCTGGTTTTCCAGCCCGGTGTACAGCCGATACTGGCAGCACTATCGGCAGGCCATGGCGTGGCATCAGAGGCACAGGCGCGCCTACAGAAAGGCCTTGGAGGCTGCCTACGGCCCCTGCTGCTACCAGGAGGAGGGGCCCGGTGACCGGCCTCGCTATGCTGACTGGAGCTCTGCAGAGAGCAACAGCGAAGACGAGGCGGACGATGCAGAGGAAAGTAGCTCGGAAAGCGAGATTGAGTGCGATGTGAGCAACATGGAGATCAGTGAGGAGCTCCGGCAGTACTTCGCCCAGACTGAGCGACACAGGGAGGAGCTCA agaagcagcagcagatggaGGCGGAGCAGCAGGGCAGCTACGTGCCGGCCGATCAGGACCTACACAGCTTCTCGTTGCGGAGCAGTGTCGCCCCTCCCTTGGAGCGACCCGGCGAAAGACGCACGGCCGAGATGAAGAAGCTGTACGGCGGGGATGCGGCCAAGATCATGGCCATGGAGGCGGCGATGCAACTCAATTTCGAAAGAAACTGTGACCTGAAGCAGCCCAAGTACTGGCCCGTGATCCCGCTGAAGCTATGA
- the LOC101467697 gene encoding gem-associated protein 8 isoform X1, whose translation MQEDISTVMSWFSSPVYSRYWQHYRQAMAWHQRHRRAYRKALEAAYGPCCYQEEGPGDRPRYADWSSAESNSEDEADDAEESSSESEIECDVSNMEISEELRQYFAQTERHREELKKQQQMEAEQQGSYVPADQDLHSFSLRSSVAPPLERPGERRTAEMKKLYGGDAAKIMAMEAAMQLNFERNCDLKQPKYWPVIPLKL comes from the exons ATG CAGGAGGACATAAGCACTGTGATGTCCTGGTTTTCCAGCCCGGTGTACAGCCGATACTGGCAGCACTATCGGCAGGCCATGGCGTGGCATCAGAGGCACAGGCGCGCCTACAGAAAGGCCTTGGAGGCTGCCTACGGCCCCTGCTGCTACCAGGAGGAGGGGCCCGGTGACCGGCCTCGCTATGCTGACTGGAGCTCTGCAGAGAGCAACAGCGAAGACGAGGCGGACGATGCAGAGGAAAGTAGCTCGGAAAGCGAGATTGAGTGCGATGTGAGCAACATGGAGATCAGTGAGGAGCTCCGGCAGTACTTCGCCCAGACTGAGCGACACAGGGAGGAGCTCA agaagcagcagcagatggaGGCGGAGCAGCAGGGCAGCTACGTGCCGGCCGATCAGGACCTACACAGCTTCTCGTTGCGGAGCAGTGTCGCCCCTCCCTTGGAGCGACCCGGCGAAAGACGCACGGCCGAGATGAAGAAGCTGTACGGCGGGGATGCGGCCAAGATCATGGCCATGGAGGCGGCGATGCAACTCAATTTCGAAAGAAACTGTGACCTGAAGCAGCCCAAGTACTGGCCCGTGATCCCGCTGAAGCTATGA